In Hugenholtzia roseola DSM 9546, the genomic stretch ATTTATCACCCATTGGCACTAAGGGTGCGCCCTGACCGCCCAAAGCTACATCTTGGCGGCGAAAATCATACACAACCGAAAGCCCCGTCTGTGCCGCCAAAAGCGAACCATTACCCATTTGCAAAGTAAGCCCTTTTGCTGGTTGATGAAAAACGGTATGCCCATGAAAAGCGACTAAAAGCGGTATTTCCGACGATATTTCTGCTAAAAAATGATTTACTTTTTCGGCTACCCACTGCGTCCATTCATTTTCATACATAAAAAAATCAAGTGCCGAAGCCGCTTTCAAAGCCGCCAAATGCCCCTTTTGCACCTCCGAATAAGGAAAAGTTTGCGTTTTCACCAATTCATAACGCCAAGCAAGCGAGTTTTTTGTACCCTTTACTTCCTCAAAACGAACTGCCGCCACATCTAAACCATCAAGGGACGTTCCCGACATCAAACCTATGACCAAATAGACCATATTTTTTGCTACAATTTGGTTTTAATCTTTTATTTTTATAGCTTTATTCCCACAATCGTAACGTCGTCGCGTTGGGGTTCTTTTTGTTTATGTGCCTCGAAGAACCGCTCCAAAATTTCTTTCTGGCGGCTCAAACTCTGCCTATGCACCTGTTCGAGGGTTTGGGCAAAGCGCAGACTGCCAAATTTTTCGCGAGCCGCATTGTTTTGGTCGGCAAAACCGTCAGTGGTGAGGTAGAGGATTTCGCCCTTGCGTAGGCTCAATACTTGGTTGTTAAAAGGCTGATTTTCAGACTTTTGTCTGCCTCCGATACCGCGCTTGTCCCCTTTTAGCAAGTGGAGTTTGCCATTTTTGGTGTAATAAAGCGTGCGTTTTGCACCTGCAAAGGTAACGATTTTCTGGTCTGTGCCATCATCGATGCAACAAAGACAAATATCCATGCCGTCGCTATTTTTGCCTTCTTGTTGGTGCAATGCGTTTTTGATTTCAATATGCAGCACTTCTAAAATCATGGCAGGGTCATAAATTTTGCTCTGCCCCACAATTTTATTGAGCAAAGTATGCCCAATCATAGACATAAAAGCACCGGGTACGCCATGCCCTGTGCAATCGACAACGGCAATAAAAGTGCGCCTTTTTTTGCGAAACAACCAATAAAAATCGCCCGACACCAATTTTTGGGGCTTGTAAATCACGAAACTATCCTCGAAAAAAGCATTTAATTCCTCCTCGGTAGGCAAAACGGCTTCTTGAATTTGCTGCCCATAGCGGATACTATCCATAATTTTTTCTTGCGAATGAGCAATTTGGTCAGATTGAAGTTGAATTTGAGCAATATTATTTTGTACTGTTTCAAGCATTTTAGCAAAATCATTAGAGAGCCAACCTATTTCATCATTGCTTTTTACTTGTTCTAATTTAATACTTTCTGAAAAATTATTTTTAATGACTTTATGAATAGAATTAGATAATTTTCGTACAGGTTTGCTCAAATATTGTGTAACGAAAAGACTTAGTAAAATATTAGACACAATGCAAAGCAGCACTACGCCTATAAGCGTGAGTTTGATGCGCTCTTTAAGTGCCAAACTTTTCTCGGTCGCCTCCTTCTGAATGTGGTCTATTGATTTTTGTATCTCCAAAGAAAGCACCGAAAACTCTTGCAACAAGCCATCACCTTTTTTAAGTCCTATTTTTTCTTCATAAGTTACTAATTGAGTAAAAGTATCGCGATAACTCGTGAGCAAAGCAATCATTTTATCGCGCTCTTCTGGATTGCGCACCGAAAGGGCAATGT encodes the following:
- a CDS encoding SpoIIE family protein phosphatase, which produces MQQKNAPKRMPTDTPSKFRSLKFKLEVTFLSFLLLMGCIIMVTFWFDYRRSEIDEFMSLVGKINFNVVKIQSLEKDFFSNETINPEYYRKGDSPYLKERKKRLREVLQQLQTLENRKEISNLAIQMDIADIRRLLVRYETRFDSLILLINLRGFKDFGVEGRMRRYIHRIESSPFPFDKEKMLMIRRYEKDFIIRKEKIYIAKLLVMVDSLRRDIALSVRNPEERDKMIALLTSYRDTFTQLVTYEEKIGLKKGDGLLQEFSVLSLEIQKSIDHIQKEATEKSLALKERIKLTLIGVVLLCIVSNILLSLFVTQYLSKPVRKLSNSIHKVIKNNFSESIKLEQVKSNDEIGWLSNDFAKMLETVQNNIAQIQLQSDQIAHSQEKIMDSIRYGQQIQEAVLPTEEELNAFFEDSFVIYKPQKLVSGDFYWLFRKKRRTFIAVVDCTGHGVPGAFMSMIGHTLLNKIVGQSKIYDPAMILEVLHIEIKNALHQQEGKNSDGMDICLCCIDDGTDQKIVTFAGAKRTLYYTKNGKLHLLKGDKRGIGGRQKSENQPFNNQVLSLRKGEILYLTTDGFADQNNAAREKFGSLRFAQTLEQVHRQSLSRQKEILERFFEAHKQKEPQRDDVTIVGIKL